Proteins co-encoded in one Oculatellaceae cyanobacterium genomic window:
- a CDS encoding SDR family oxidoreductase, with amino-acid sequence MFLVTGATGGLGRRIVQLLREREMSVRAFVRLTSRYSELEQRGSQIFIGDLQQDKDIQKACQGVQYIISAHGSGGNAQGLDYRANIELIDQAKAAGVQHFVFISVLGVDRGYEDAPVFKAKREVEKYLQASGLNYTILRPSGFASNLLPLAERFRQTGVYLLIGDPKSRTSIVSTDDLAKIAVDSINIEAAKNQIFSVGGSDILQRQDIPRIFGRIFNKEPIVINPPLLVFDGVRSAVGLFNPNAQNALGTLRTLLDNEFFCTRDQVERLESTFQITMESLETYLRRYFGS; translated from the coding sequence ATGTTTTTAGTAACTGGAGCAACAGGAGGACTAGGACGCAGAATTGTGCAACTGTTACGGGAACGCGAGATGAGTGTGCGGGCATTTGTGCGCCTCACATCCCGATATTCAGAATTAGAACAACGGGGTTCCCAAATTTTTATTGGTGATTTGCAACAAGACAAGGATATTCAAAAAGCCTGTCAAGGTGTGCAGTATATCATCAGCGCACACGGTTCTGGGGGTAATGCCCAGGGGTTAGATTATCGCGCCAATATTGAACTAATTGATCAAGCCAAAGCTGCTGGTGTACAACACTTTGTATTTATTTCTGTATTGGGAGTGGACAGAGGTTATGAAGACGCACCAGTATTTAAGGCAAAGCGGGAAGTAGAAAAATATTTGCAAGCGAGTGGTTTAAATTATACTATTCTCCGTCCTTCAGGTTTTGCATCGAATTTGCTACCCTTGGCTGAAAGATTTCGACAAACTGGAGTTTATTTACTTATTGGCGATCCTAAAAGCCGTACTTCTATTGTAAGTACTGATGACTTAGCTAAGATTGCTGTAGATTCCATCAATATTGAAGCCGCAAAAAATCAAATTTTCTCTGTGGGAGGATCAGATATTTTACAGCGCCAAGATATTCCCCGTATCTTTGGTCGTATTTTCAATAAAGAACCAATTGTAATTAACCCACCATTGTTGGTGTTTGATGGTGTGCGTAGTGCGGTGGGATTGTTTAATCCTAATGCACAGAATGCTCTTGGTACGCTGCGGACTTTGTTGGATAATGAATTTTTCTGTACACGGGATCAGGTTGAACGTTTAGAGTCAACTTTTCAGATCACAATGGAATCTTTAGAAACCTATTTAAGAAGATATTTTGGAAGTTAA
- a CDS encoding alpha/beta hydrolase — protein sequence MIAVNLNVNIQGKGFPILCLHGHPGSGSSMSVFTNHLSQRFRTIAPDLRGYGSSRTQQDFSMTDHLVDLEALLDRLQIEKCLVLGWSLGGIMAMELALKFPQRVTGLILIATAARPRGNHPPISWQDNFYTGLASIVNRITPGWQWNIDNLGKRSLYRYLIQQHTPQAYQYLALEAMSAYLQTSTAATKALNQALQAGYNRLADIQQIECPCLVLAGANDRHITPESSLETSQNLKDSQWQCYPNTAHLFPWEIPEQVIRDIDHWLDDHPELML from the coding sequence TTGATAGCTGTAAATCTTAACGTAAACATTCAGGGAAAAGGCTTTCCCATCCTCTGCTTGCATGGGCATCCTGGTTCAGGTAGCAGTATGTCTGTGTTTACGAATCACCTTTCCCAGAGGTTCCGAACTATTGCGCCTGATTTGCGGGGATACGGTAGCAGCCGTACTCAGCAAGATTTTTCTATGACTGACCATTTAGTAGATTTGGAAGCACTTTTAGACCGCCTTCAAATTGAAAAATGCTTAGTCTTGGGATGGTCGTTGGGAGGAATTATGGCGATGGAATTAGCCCTGAAATTTCCACAACGAGTTACAGGTTTAATTTTAATTGCCACTGCTGCCCGTCCGAGAGGCAATCATCCACCGATTAGCTGGCAGGATAATTTTTATACAGGGTTAGCTTCAATTGTCAATCGGATTACCCCAGGTTGGCAGTGGAATATTGATAACTTAGGGAAGCGATCGCTCTACCGCTACCTCATTCAACAACACACCCCCCAGGCTTATCAATATCTCGCTCTAGAGGCAATGTCAGCTTATCTACAAACCTCTACTGCTGCCACCAAAGCACTTAATCAGGCACTCCAAGCTGGCTACAATCGACTAGCAGATATTCAGCAAATTGAATGTCCCTGCCTGGTTCTAGCTGGCGCAAATGACCGCCATATCACTCCTGAGTCCAGCTTAGAAACATCTCAAAACCTTAAAGATAGTCAGTGGCAATGCTATCCCAATACCGCTCACTTGTTTCCTTGGGAAATTCCTGAGCAAGTAATTAGAGACATTGACCACTGGCTAGACGACCACCCGGAACTAATGTTATAG
- a CDS encoding thioredoxin domain-containing protein: protein MFVIKFGAIAWILIIAKKALQLAATSILCVVMLCYSLPAQAASKINPKLEEQVLQIIRQHPEVVIESVQAYQQQQQQQVQQAQQAFVQDFKTHPQKIIGQSPTTGANEQKIVLIEFSDFQCPYCAEAHKTLKQFMAKHQDEVKLVYKHFPLTAVHAESLVAAQAAWAANQQGKFWQYEDELFSNQDKLGEEFYLATAQKLDLDLEKFNSDRNAALLSIQQDMRLGEQLGLTGTPFFLMFPTGNSEADGKVFSGAVQLSDLEKIFAAVN, encoded by the coding sequence ATGTTTGTAATTAAATTTGGGGCGATCGCGTGGATATTAATCATTGCTAAAAAGGCATTACAACTAGCAGCTACATCGATTTTATGTGTGGTCATGCTTTGTTACTCGCTTCCTGCTCAAGCAGCTAGTAAAATTAATCCAAAATTGGAAGAACAAGTTTTACAAATTATCCGCCAACATCCAGAAGTAGTTATTGAGTCTGTACAAGCATATCAACAGCAACAACAACAGCAAGTACAGCAGGCGCAACAGGCATTTGTCCAAGATTTTAAAACGCATCCCCAAAAAATTATTGGTCAATCTCCAACAACTGGGGCAAATGAGCAAAAAATTGTGCTAATTGAGTTTTCAGATTTTCAATGCCCTTATTGTGCCGAAGCTCATAAAACGCTAAAGCAGTTTATGGCAAAACATCAAGATGAAGTTAAATTAGTTTACAAACATTTCCCTTTAACTGCCGTTCATGCTGAATCATTAGTTGCTGCTCAAGCTGCTTGGGCAGCTAATCAACAAGGGAAGTTTTGGCAGTATGAAGACGAACTTTTTAGCAATCAAGATAAATTAGGTGAGGAATTTTATCTAGCTACTGCCCAAAAGTTGGATTTAGATTTAGAGAAGTTTAATAGCGATCGCAACGCGGCTTTATTATCCATTCAGCAAGATATGCGCTTAGGAGAGCAATTAGGGCTTACTGGCACTCCCTTCTTCCTAATGTTTCCTACAGGTAATTCTGAAGCTGATGGCAAAGTATTCTCTGGTGCTGTCCAGCTATCCGATCTAGAGAAAATATTTGCTGCGGTTAATTAA
- the rlmB gene encoding 23S rRNA (guanosine(2251)-2'-O)-methyltransferase RlmB, whose amino-acid sequence MSNKDRRLPPVGKPSKGKPVRIRSERAKPASRYQDDSQFSADVKPVRGRGDRPKPASRYQEETRFSPDVKPVRGRGDRPKPASRYQEETRFSPDVKPVRGRGDRTKPVSRYQEETRFSPEVKPVRGRGDRPKPVSNYQDDTRFSPDVKPVRGRGDRTKPVSSYKNDNDTEYRKKRTFDKPGKPPFGRRDSAKSVPAYSRDENERSNKRDYIKRKIENPVGSGSDVVEPAGTLLEQDNDMIYGRHPVLAALENQRQINRIWLLTKLRYDPQFHSLILQAKANGTVIDEVEARRLSQITNGGNHQGIAAQVSPYDYIELTDLIEQAKAVSEQPVILVADSISDPHNLGAIIRTAEAVGAQGLVIPQRRAAGVTSTVMKVGAGALETFPVARVVNLSRALEELKAAGFWIYGTVANSGKLLHTVEFTGPVVLVIGSEGEGLGLLTQKACDFLVSIPLQGKTPSLNASVAAAMSLYEVYRQRWSNRLQIHSLPKNTLKNQRDGV is encoded by the coding sequence ATGAGTAATAAAGACCGTCGGTTGCCTCCTGTGGGTAAACCCAGTAAAGGTAAGCCTGTTCGCATTCGCAGTGAACGTGCTAAACCTGCGTCTAGATATCAAGACGACTCTCAGTTCTCTGCTGATGTCAAGCCAGTTCGTGGTCGCGGCGATCGCCCAAAACCTGCGTCTAGATATCAAGAAGAAACCCGCTTCTCTCCTGATGTCAAGCCAGTCCGTGGTCGTGGCGATCGCCCAAAACCTGCGTCTAGATATCAAGAAGAAACCCGCTTCTCTCCTGATGTCAAGCCAGTTCGTGGTCGTGGCGATCGCACTAAACCTGTGTCTAGATATCAAGAAGAAACCCGCTTCTCTCCTGAAGTTAAACCAGTTCGCGGACGTGGCGATCGCCCAAAACCTGTGTCTAACTATCAAGATGACACTAGATTCTCTCCTGATGTCAAGCCAGTTCGTGGTCGTGGCGATCGCACTAAACCTGTGTCTAGCTATAAAAACGATAACGATACTGAATACAGGAAAAAACGTACTTTTGACAAACCAGGCAAGCCGCCCTTTGGTCGCCGTGACAGTGCTAAATCTGTCCCAGCATACTCTAGGGATGAAAATGAACGCAGCAATAAACGTGATTATATCAAGCGTAAAATTGAGAATCCTGTAGGTTCTGGTTCAGATGTTGTTGAACCTGCGGGTACGTTATTAGAACAAGATAACGACATGATTTATGGTCGTCATCCCGTCTTAGCTGCATTAGAAAATCAGCGACAGATCAACAGAATTTGGCTGCTGACTAAGTTACGTTACGATCCCCAGTTCCATTCATTAATATTGCAAGCTAAAGCTAATGGAACTGTGATTGATGAAGTAGAGGCTCGGCGTTTGAGCCAAATTACCAACGGAGGCAATCATCAAGGGATAGCAGCCCAAGTTTCACCATATGATTACATAGAGTTAACCGATTTAATTGAGCAAGCTAAAGCTGTTAGCGAGCAACCTGTCATCTTGGTAGCAGATAGCATTAGTGATCCCCATAACTTAGGGGCAATTATTCGGACAGCCGAAGCTGTAGGCGCTCAAGGATTAGTAATTCCTCAACGCCGCGCGGCTGGTGTAACTTCCACCGTGATGAAAGTCGGTGCTGGCGCTTTAGAAACTTTTCCAGTAGCTAGAGTTGTCAATCTCAGCCGTGCCTTGGAAGAATTAAAAGCAGCAGGATTTTGGATTTATGGCACTGTTGCTAATTCCGGTAAACTACTACACACAGTTGAATTCACAGGGCCAGTAGTATTAGTAATTGGTTCTGAAGGTGAAGGATTGGGTTTGCTAACACAAAAAGCTTGTGACTTCCTAGTTTCCATTCCCTTGCAAGGAAAAACCCCTAGCCTAAATGCCTCAGTAGCAGCAGCAATGTCCTTGTACGAAGTTTATCGCCAGCGTTGGTCAAATCGGCTACAAATACATTCTCTCCCAAAAAATACTTTAAAAAATCAACGTGACGGAGTATAA
- the carA gene encoding glutamine-hydrolyzing carbamoyl-phosphate synthase small subunit, which translates to MLISATQLSLPSVSMPVSAPQPAILVLADGTTFKGWSFGASGTTIGEVVFNTGMTGYQEVLTDPSYCGQIVTFTYPELGNTGVNPEDEESSKPQVRGAIARNICNRPSNWRSTQSLPDYLKKHNIPGIYGIDTRALTRKLRSAGAMNGAISSEILDPAELLQQVQSAPSMAGLNLVQEVTTKEVYEWSDPTETLWEFRPINSTEQVETFTVVALDFGIKRNILRRLASYGCRVIVVPADTPAEEIVKHNPDGIFLSNGPGDPSAVKEGIETTKALLDSDKPVFGICMGHQILGLSLGAETFKMKFGHRGLNHPAGLKQQVEITSQNHGFAITADSLDGNVEITHLNLNDRTVAGLRHKSLPFFSVQYHPEASPGPHDADYLFGQFIQTMRSHRQSQN; encoded by the coding sequence GTGCTAATATCAGCCACGCAACTTAGCTTACCTTCGGTTTCTATGCCCGTTTCTGCCCCCCAACCAGCTATCCTCGTGCTTGCAGATGGTACAACCTTCAAAGGTTGGTCTTTTGGTGCTTCTGGCACAACTATTGGAGAAGTAGTATTTAATACCGGAATGACCGGATATCAAGAAGTGTTAACAGACCCCAGCTATTGTGGTCAAATTGTCACATTTACTTATCCTGAATTAGGCAACACCGGAGTTAACCCAGAAGACGAAGAATCTAGTAAACCGCAAGTGCGCGGTGCTATAGCTCGTAATATCTGTAATCGACCAAGTAATTGGCGCTCAACTCAATCGTTACCAGACTATCTAAAAAAACACAATATACCAGGGATTTACGGGATTGATACTAGGGCGCTCACTCGTAAACTTCGCTCTGCGGGAGCAATGAATGGTGCTATCTCCTCTGAAATTCTTGATCCGGCTGAATTACTACAGCAGGTGCAGTCTGCCCCCAGTATGGCTGGGTTAAATCTTGTTCAAGAAGTTACAACTAAAGAAGTTTATGAATGGTCAGATCCCACTGAGACTCTTTGGGAATTTAGACCTATCAATAGTACCGAACAGGTAGAAACTTTCACTGTTGTAGCACTTGATTTTGGGATTAAACGCAACATTCTGCGCCGTCTTGCCAGTTATGGTTGCCGCGTGATCGTTGTTCCCGCAGATACTCCAGCAGAGGAAATCGTCAAACATAACCCAGATGGAATTTTTCTTTCTAATGGCCCTGGCGACCCATCCGCAGTTAAAGAGGGAATAGAGACTACTAAAGCATTGCTAGATAGCGATAAACCTGTTTTTGGTATTTGCATGGGTCACCAAATTCTCGGCTTATCTTTAGGTGCTGAAACTTTCAAGATGAAGTTTGGTCATCGCGGCTTAAATCACCCTGCTGGTTTGAAACAGCAGGTGGAAATTACAAGTCAAAATCACGGTTTTGCTATAACTGCCGATTCCTTAGATGGAAATGTAGAAATTACCCACCTTAACCTCAACGATCGCACTGTCGCTGGCTTACGGCACAAGTCTTTACCATTCTTTTCTGTACAGTACCATCCAGAAGCTAGCCCTGGGCCACACGATGCGGACTACTTATTTGGGCAGTTTATCCAAACAATGCGATCGCATCGCCAATCTCAAAATTGA
- a CDS encoding retropepsin-like aspartic protease: MLSRQHPSATILLLASTLALVSVACSDVNSLDSSSESVKGVSDSTNSTTSPRNPPNFVDPTTVSPSNINVGNPYEWAMQAAQSATMISQSAQSIDDWNLAITHWLEAIDFLKTVPTSSPYYGIANNKIGEYQRQLISAQQQVIRLSQKYNSADTVAVSPNLTENPFNPTSPENITPLELGQPKNQSKSSSNLKVFTVPIKRRASGTPVIDVTFNGLHTFEMVMDTGASTTVITPTMADQIGVKVEEIVMADTASEKRVKFGAGRVKSIAVEGAVAKNIKVAIATSGLEAGLLGQDFLSRYDILMKRDVIEFHHR, translated from the coding sequence ATGCTATCTAGACAACACCCTTCAGCGACTATCCTGCTACTGGCAAGCACACTAGCATTGGTCAGTGTTGCTTGTAGCGATGTCAATTCATTAGATAGTTCCAGTGAATCAGTTAAGGGTGTCTCTGACTCAACCAACAGCACTACTTCACCACGCAATCCCCCTAATTTTGTTGATCCAACAACAGTCAGCCCTTCCAATATTAACGTAGGAAATCCCTACGAATGGGCAATGCAGGCGGCTCAAAGCGCAACTATGATTAGTCAATCGGCACAGTCAATAGATGATTGGAATTTAGCTATTACTCATTGGTTAGAAGCAATTGATTTTTTGAAAACTGTGCCAACTTCTAGCCCTTATTATGGGATCGCCAACAACAAAATAGGCGAGTACCAGCGTCAACTAATCTCTGCCCAACAGCAAGTAATCCGTTTGAGCCAAAAATATAACTCGGCTGATACAGTGGCTGTATCTCCAAATCTCACAGAAAATCCCTTCAATCCTACCTCCCCTGAAAATATCACCCCATTAGAGTTAGGGCAACCCAAAAACCAATCAAAATCATCTTCTAATCTCAAAGTATTTACTGTCCCCATCAAAAGAAGAGCCTCTGGTACTCCTGTAATTGATGTTACTTTTAACGGCTTACATACTTTTGAAATGGTGATGGATACAGGCGCTAGTACAACCGTGATTACCCCAACAATGGCAGATCAAATTGGTGTCAAAGTTGAGGAAATAGTTATGGCAGATACAGCCAGCGAGAAAAGAGTAAAATTCGGTGCAGGTAGGGTAAAATCAATTGCTGTTGAGGGTGCTGTTGCTAAAAACATTAAAGTGGCGATCGCTACTTCAGGTTTAGAAGCAGGATTGTTAGGACAAGACTTTTTGAGTAGATATGATATTTTGATGAAGCGAGATGTCATTGAATTTCATCACCGTTGA
- a CDS encoding ribonuclease III domain-containing protein → MNLQEGGCSNDPATKSALFWAELRFNQLSATSDSSSQIQQLSPTALAYLGDAVYELYIRACFLLPPKRSQSYHHQVVSQVRAETQADHLRSLEHHLTTKELEIIRRGRNAASGCPKRLDPKIYQQATSFEALIGYLYLTDTQRLTELLALLQLDSNPATASIKT, encoded by the coding sequence TTGAATTTACAGGAGGGCGGGTGTTCAAATGACCCAGCAACCAAATCAGCGCTCTTTTGGGCGGAATTGCGTTTTAATCAGCTAAGTGCAACCAGCGATTCATCGTCCCAAATACAGCAACTTTCACCAACAGCGCTAGCATATCTGGGAGATGCTGTTTACGAATTGTATATCCGCGCCTGTTTTTTACTGCCACCCAAGCGATCGCAAAGCTATCATCATCAAGTAGTCTCTCAAGTGCGAGCCGAAACTCAGGCAGATCATTTGCGATCGCTTGAACATCACCTTACTACAAAAGAATTAGAAATTATCCGCCGTGGTCGTAACGCTGCCAGTGGATGTCCTAAACGACTTGATCCCAAAATTTATCAACAAGCTACCAGTTTTGAGGCGTTAATCGGTTATCTTTACCTAACTGATACCCAGCGTTTAACTGAGCTATTAGCACTGTTACAACTAGATTCCAACCCAGCAACAGCAAGTATTAAAACATGA
- a CDS encoding DUF1816 domain-containing protein: MKENLINIFQVFGLAWWIEIVTQHPRCTYYFGPFLSAKEATAAKSGYLEDLQNEGAQGISVNIKRCKPENLTIADDLGERFDREKQPYLSGQIS, translated from the coding sequence ATGAAAGAAAACTTGATTAACATTTTCCAAGTCTTTGGATTGGCTTGGTGGATTGAGATTGTTACCCAGCACCCTCGCTGTACCTACTATTTTGGCCCTTTCTTAAGTGCTAAGGAAGCTACTGCGGCTAAGAGTGGGTATCTTGAAGATCTACAAAATGAAGGAGCGCAGGGTATTAGCGTGAACATTAAGCGGTGTAAACCTGAGAATCTCACTATTGCAGACGATTTGGGGGAGCGTTTTGACCGCGAGAAACAGCCATATCTTAGCGGTCAAATTTCTTAA
- a CDS encoding STAS domain-containing protein produces the protein MIPEPLTLTVSLRGTHEVKENYQLFRLTGLLDAFSEPTFRKVVGKYIEDGPKHIVLDLSKIDFVDSSGLGALVQLVKKAQSVEGSLQIVSNPRVTQTVKLVRLEQFLSLQPSVETALEKIAQA, from the coding sequence ATTATTCCTGAACCACTAACCCTGACCGTCAGCTTAAGGGGTACACACGAAGTTAAGGAAAATTATCAGTTATTCCGCCTCACGGGCTTGTTAGATGCCTTCTCTGAGCCGACATTTCGGAAGGTGGTCGGCAAGTATATTGAGGATGGCCCAAAGCATATTGTCTTGGATCTTTCTAAGATAGATTTTGTTGATAGCTCTGGTTTGGGCGCTCTAGTGCAGCTAGTGAAAAAGGCGCAAAGTGTCGAGGGAAGTTTGCAAATAGTCAGCAATCCCCGTGTGACGCAGACGGTTAAGCTGGTTCGCTTAGAACAGTTTCTCTCATTGCAGCCTTCAGTTGAAACCGCTCTAGAGAAGATCGCGCAGGCTTAA